The following are from one region of the Granulicella aggregans genome:
- a CDS encoding class I SAM-dependent methyltransferase, whose protein sequence is MTSLRPAAIAFDAIAPTFDSRFGRWLSVAAQRRAVRAALVREFPRAGRILELGGGTGEDASFLAERGYEVLLTDPSPTMVDIANAKLRALGGRAEVAAAEDMQTFAERHFAAGGERFEGAFSNFAPLNCVVDLSQVARGLAQLMKPGAPAMLVLFGTLCPGEMVTEVLRGRHHLALRRLMRGEAPAMLAKREFHVVYHRKREMMRAFAPWFVLEKRIGIGVTVPPSAAEPWVSRHPRLLEAMETLDRGLAGPLAMLGDHVLYQFRRTSVPSTK, encoded by the coding sequence ATGACCTCTCTGCGGCCAGCAGCTATCGCGTTCGATGCGATCGCTCCAACCTTCGACTCCCGTTTCGGGAGATGGCTCAGCGTCGCGGCACAGCGTCGCGCGGTTCGCGCGGCTCTGGTGCGGGAGTTCCCGAGGGCAGGGCGAATCCTCGAGCTTGGCGGTGGCACAGGTGAGGATGCCAGCTTCCTGGCGGAACGTGGCTATGAGGTGCTGCTGACGGACCCCTCGCCAACAATGGTGGACATCGCAAACGCCAAGCTCAGAGCTCTGGGTGGACGCGCAGAGGTCGCTGCCGCGGAGGACATGCAGACCTTTGCGGAGAGGCATTTTGCTGCGGGCGGAGAGAGATTCGAAGGAGCGTTCTCCAACTTCGCGCCGCTGAATTGCGTTGTGGATCTATCTCAGGTCGCACGTGGCCTGGCGCAACTTATGAAGCCCGGCGCACCGGCGATGCTGGTCTTGTTCGGCACACTTTGCCCGGGCGAGATGGTGACCGAGGTATTGCGCGGGCGCCACCATCTGGCACTACGGCGCCTGATGCGCGGTGAGGCTCCGGCGATGCTGGCCAAGCGCGAGTTCCATGTGGTCTACCATCGCAAACGCGAGATGATGCGCGCCTTCGCGCCGTGGTTTGTGTTGGAGAAGCGCATCGGCATCGGAGTCACCGTGCCACCCAGCGCCGCTGAGCCATGGGTATCGCGACACCCGCGGCTGCTCGAGGCGATGGAGACGCTTGATCGAGGGCTTGCGGGTCCGCTTGCGATGCTGGGAGATCATGTGCTCTACCAGTTCCGCCGGACGAGCGTTCCTTCAACAAAGTGA
- a CDS encoding class I SAM-dependent methyltransferase: MLDCAKCGFQIRIADGVVQALPPGRAEHYADFIHDYEGIRAAEGRGSDTDDYYLGLPYHDASGRNQKQWEIRARSFEHLMNGVLRPAGSGLKVLDLGAGNCWMSFRLALAGYQPVAVDLLTNRQDGLAAGAHYDRHLPQSIPRFQAEMTRLPFRDGQFDAIVFNASFHYSEDYEATLREALRCLKDDGRVIISDTPWYSREESGQQMIAERQAAFIQRYGTASDSVSNLEYLTDERLRKLETQLSIQWTAHSPNYGFKWKMRPIVAMLRRRREPSRFRVYVAKRDA, translated from the coding sequence ATGCTGGACTGCGCGAAGTGTGGATTTCAGATTAGGATCGCAGACGGAGTGGTGCAGGCGCTGCCTCCGGGACGAGCGGAGCACTATGCGGACTTCATCCACGACTACGAGGGAATTCGCGCGGCTGAAGGCCGCGGCAGCGATACCGACGACTACTACCTTGGCCTGCCTTATCACGATGCATCGGGCCGGAATCAAAAGCAGTGGGAGATTCGTGCGAGAAGCTTCGAACATCTTATGAACGGTGTCCTCCGACCTGCCGGGTCCGGGCTTAAAGTATTAGACCTCGGCGCGGGAAATTGCTGGATGAGTTTTCGCCTGGCCCTTGCTGGCTATCAACCTGTGGCGGTGGACCTGCTGACGAACAGGCAGGATGGGTTGGCTGCGGGTGCGCACTACGACAGACATCTGCCCCAATCCATACCGCGGTTTCAAGCGGAGATGACGCGCCTGCCTTTTCGGGATGGACAGTTCGATGCGATTGTGTTCAACGCATCGTTTCATTACTCGGAAGACTACGAGGCGACGCTACGCGAGGCGCTTCGATGCCTGAAGGACGACGGACGTGTGATCATCAGCGATACTCCCTGGTACTCGCGAGAGGAGAGCGGGCAGCAGATGATCGCGGAACGTCAGGCCGCTTTCATTCAGCGCTACGGGACTGCCTCCGACTCCGTCTCCAACTTGGAATATCTGACGGACGAGCGGTTGCGCAAGCTCGAGACACAATTGTCGATTCAGTGGACCGCGCATTCGCCGAACTACGGCTTCAAGTGGAAGATGCGTCCGATCGTTGCGATGTTGCGCCGTCGTCGCGAGCCATCACGGTTTCGCGTTTATGTGGCGAAGAGAGATGCGTGA
- a CDS encoding integrase core domain-containing protein: MKGDDVVRTLNRLKLERGVSKVLFCDKGSEFTSHAMDLWAYQNGTKIDFSRPGKPTDNAFVESFNGTFRA; the protein is encoded by the coding sequence TTGAAGGGCGACGATGTGGTGCGCACCCTGAACAGGCTTAAACTCGAACGTGGCGTCTCCAAGGTGTTGTTCTGTGATAAAGGCAGCGAGTTCACCAGTCATGCAATGGATCTGTGGGCCTATCAAAACGGGACAAAGATCGACTTCTCAAGGCCCGGCAAGCCGACTGACAACGCCTTCGTAGAAAGCTTCAACGGGACCTTCCGCGCCTGA
- the ribA gene encoding GTP cyclohydrolase II: MIKLKQIADINFPTRSATYRLHAFEGIDTAVDGGEPRVETAVALVLGEIYSTPPLVRIHSQCATGDIFHSLRCDCHDQLQLALHTIAEVGAGVLVYEHQEGRGIGLMEKLRAYALQDQGLDTIEANLRLGHAIDLRDYALAVNILRFLKVRSLRLMTNNPEKIQAVKSSGIEIVERLSADVAVTEHAALYQATKRDKMGHLSMLTSRIGPRIIAR, translated from the coding sequence TTGATCAAACTAAAGCAAATCGCAGACATAAACTTTCCCACTCGATCAGCGACATATCGCCTGCATGCTTTTGAGGGTATCGACACGGCTGTGGATGGAGGAGAACCGCGAGTTGAGACCGCGGTTGCACTTGTACTGGGAGAAATCTACAGCACACCGCCGCTGGTGCGGATTCACTCGCAGTGTGCGACTGGCGACATCTTTCACTCTCTGCGATGCGACTGCCACGACCAGCTTCAACTGGCCCTGCACACGATTGCGGAGGTGGGGGCTGGAGTGCTGGTGTATGAGCACCAGGAGGGGCGTGGCATTGGCCTGATGGAAAAGCTCCGAGCGTATGCGCTACAGGACCAGGGACTGGACACGATCGAAGCAAATCTTCGGCTTGGGCATGCGATCGACCTTCGAGACTATGCCCTGGCGGTGAACATCCTTCGGTTTCTCAAGGTGCGATCTCTTCGCCTGATGACGAACAATCCGGAGAAGATTCAGGCGGTGAAGTCGTCGGGGATCGAGATCGTGGAGAGGCTGAGTGCTGACGTTGCCGTGACGGAACACGCTGCCCTATATCAAGCCACGAAACGCGACAAGATGGGGCATCTCTCCATGCTGACGAGCAGAATCGGGCCCCGGATTATTGCTAGATAG
- a CDS encoding nucleotidyltransferase family protein encodes MPTLAKERSLTASEALGSSPSSAPRDAPRQSAAQERTAVLSRKQRLRRAVLLSFRDPLPTECLELYEVSKREWRSLSHWLDVSGLALYFLDHMRRSQLTHILPEHVLARLQQNMLDNTERTRGMILESVAIQEEFQAAAVPYAVLKGFSLAPESVPRLELRHQFDLDFLITEKAIAAARAVLERQGYRLYAVSGKSWEFKKEEKIGISMEDFYKDTSGRTVELHLQARGEEAGSVLSRAKERDFYGIDMPVLSPVDLFLGQGMHAYKHICGEFSRAAHLLEFYRHVMTRWHDDIFWSELRSRAEGNPKVSLGLGVLTLLITSVMGEFAPVKLTEWTVDTLPPAIRLWVRLHGLRTVFGDVPGSKLYLLLVRELEPSGQAMGRSLWESLLPRRLPPQVVLGFEGESLWMRARRYRMQLKYVLIRFRFHIVEGLRYSWAAYRWGRQTEGLTG; translated from the coding sequence TTGCCAACGCTTGCCAAGGAACGATCTCTAACTGCTTCTGAGGCTCTAGGTTCCTCGCCTTCATCCGCACCGCGCGACGCCCCTCGCCAAAGTGCGGCCCAGGAGCGGACGGCTGTCCTGAGCCGTAAGCAGAGACTTCGCCGGGCGGTATTGCTGAGCTTCCGTGATCCTTTGCCGACAGAGTGCCTCGAGCTCTACGAGGTCAGCAAGAGGGAGTGGCGCAGCCTTTCACACTGGCTGGACGTAAGCGGGTTGGCGTTGTACTTTCTGGACCACATGCGCAGGTCGCAACTGACTCACATTCTTCCGGAACACGTGCTTGCCCGGCTGCAGCAGAACATGCTCGACAACACGGAGCGCACCCGCGGCATGATCCTAGAGTCAGTCGCCATCCAGGAAGAGTTCCAGGCAGCCGCAGTGCCGTACGCGGTGCTGAAAGGGTTCTCTCTCGCTCCGGAGTCGGTCCCACGCTTGGAGCTGCGTCATCAGTTCGACCTGGACTTTCTGATCACGGAAAAAGCCATCGCAGCCGCTCGGGCTGTGCTCGAGCGGCAAGGATATCGCTTGTACGCGGTCAGCGGGAAGAGCTGGGAGTTCAAGAAAGAAGAGAAGATCGGCATCTCGATGGAGGACTTCTACAAGGACACCTCCGGCCGGACAGTCGAGCTTCATCTTCAAGCGCGTGGGGAGGAAGCCGGGTCGGTGTTGAGCCGGGCGAAAGAGCGGGACTTTTATGGCATCGATATGCCGGTGCTATCCCCAGTCGACTTGTTCCTTGGGCAGGGTATGCATGCGTACAAACACATCTGCGGAGAGTTCTCGCGCGCGGCGCACCTGCTGGAGTTTTATCGCCACGTGATGACGCGGTGGCACGACGACATCTTCTGGAGCGAGTTGCGGTCGCGGGCCGAAGGGAACCCCAAGGTATCGCTGGGGCTCGGGGTGCTTACGCTGCTCATCACGAGCGTCATGGGGGAGTTTGCCCCAGTCAAACTGACGGAGTGGACGGTCGATACGCTGCCGCCGGCGATACGTTTGTGGGTAAGGCTTCACGGACTTCGCACCGTGTTCGGAGACGTTCCCGGCAGCAAGCTTTACCTGCTGCTGGTGCGGGAGCTTGAGCCTTCCGGCCAGGCGATGGGGCGCTCGCTATGGGAGTCGTTGCTTCCGCGTCGTCTGCCGCCGCAGGTAGTGCTTGGCTTCGAAGGCGAGAGCCTGTGGATGCGGGCGAGAAGATATCGCATGCAGTTGAAGTACGTGCTCATCCGGTTCCGCTTTCACATTGTTGAAGGGCTTCGCTATAGCTGGGCAGCCTATCGCTGGGGCCGGCAGACGGAGGGGCTGACAGGATGA
- a CDS encoding B12-binding domain-containing radical SAM protein — MADVLITHSYHLGYDPKQLRKMQPYAPIGTLYAASALREMGISVAVFDSMLEEPSAAFVAMLDAEQPKIVAVYEDDFNFLSKMCLTRMREVAWEMAGVAHNRRILTVVHGSDSTDNPGLFLENGFDYVLCGEAEETLTQLCAAVLKGDAIPIPMLDGLVRRDETGQPVRSGNHLAKNPEWSQLSVPARDLIDLEPYRKAWMDAHGYFSTNMVSSRGCPYRCNWCAKPISGNKFHLRAAAAVAEEMAVLKRAGAQHIWFGDDVFALNHHWVEEFAEEVTRRDAAVPFKVQSRADLMTKDTVQHLKAAGCAEVWMGVESGSQSVLNAMDKGLSLPAVVVARRRLKEAGIRACFFLQFGYPGEGRNEIQETIEFVRENRPDDIGISFSYPLPGTAFYEKVRTQLGKKRNWSHSDDLCIMFKAAYTTDFYRAVRNALHAEVDSWSQVPTSSATTARVYELWKTVNELEPECRDLEALEGFDELTLSSPALVQIESFVPTPGGIA, encoded by the coding sequence GTGGCCGATGTCCTGATTACTCATTCCTATCATCTGGGCTACGACCCCAAGCAATTGCGCAAGATGCAGCCTTATGCTCCGATAGGCACTCTCTATGCGGCTTCCGCGCTACGCGAGATGGGCATCTCAGTAGCGGTCTTCGACTCGATGCTTGAGGAGCCCTCGGCTGCGTTTGTCGCCATGCTAGACGCAGAGCAACCGAAGATCGTGGCGGTCTACGAAGACGACTTCAACTTCCTCTCGAAGATGTGTCTTACGCGGATGCGCGAGGTCGCGTGGGAGATGGCGGGAGTGGCGCATAACCGGCGCATCCTGACGGTCGTGCATGGGTCGGACTCGACCGATAACCCTGGCTTATTCCTGGAGAACGGTTTCGATTATGTGCTCTGCGGCGAGGCCGAAGAGACGCTGACACAGCTATGCGCCGCAGTGCTGAAAGGTGACGCGATTCCAATTCCAATGCTCGATGGGCTGGTGCGGAGAGATGAGACTGGTCAGCCAGTGCGAAGTGGGAATCACCTGGCGAAGAATCCTGAATGGTCGCAGCTCTCGGTGCCCGCGCGCGATCTTATCGACCTCGAGCCCTATCGCAAAGCTTGGATGGATGCCCATGGGTACTTCTCCACGAACATGGTGTCGAGCCGCGGATGTCCCTATCGTTGTAACTGGTGTGCCAAGCCGATCTCAGGCAATAAATTTCACCTGCGTGCGGCTGCGGCTGTGGCTGAAGAGATGGCGGTGTTGAAGAGAGCGGGGGCGCAGCACATCTGGTTCGGCGACGACGTCTTCGCACTCAATCATCATTGGGTGGAAGAGTTTGCCGAAGAGGTAACCCGGCGTGACGCTGCCGTGCCATTCAAGGTCCAGTCGCGTGCGGACCTGATGACGAAGGATACGGTCCAGCATCTGAAAGCGGCAGGGTGCGCGGAGGTATGGATGGGCGTGGAATCCGGATCACAGAGTGTGCTGAACGCGATGGACAAAGGGCTCAGCCTGCCTGCGGTCGTCGTCGCGCGCCGCCGGTTGAAGGAGGCGGGCATACGAGCGTGTTTCTTTCTGCAGTTCGGCTATCCGGGGGAGGGCCGGAACGAGATTCAGGAGACCATCGAATTCGTCCGGGAGAATCGGCCTGACGATATCGGAATCTCGTTCTCGTACCCGCTGCCCGGCACCGCGTTCTATGAGAAGGTGCGGACTCAGCTCGGGAAGAAGCGCAATTGGAGCCACAGCGACGATCTGTGCATCATGTTCAAGGCCGCGTATACGACGGACTTCTATCGCGCTGTACGCAATGCGCTGCATGCAGAGGTGGACTCGTGGAGCCAGGTGCCCACTTCAAGCGCGACCACGGCCAGAGTGTATGAACTCTGGAAGACGGTGAATGAGCTGGAGCCGGAGTGCCGGGACCTTGAGGCACTGGAAGGCTTCGATGAGTTGACGCTGTCATCGCCCGCGCTAGTGCAGATTGAAAGCTTCGTACCTACACCGGGAGGTATAGCGTGA